The Serratia rhizosphaerae genome has a segment encoding these proteins:
- the ychF gene encoding redox-regulated ATPase YchF, producing MGFKCGIVGLPNVGKSTLFNALTKAGIEAANFPFCTIEPNTGVVPMPDPRLDQLAEIVKPQRILPTTMEFVDIAGLVKGASKGEGLGNQFLTNIRETEAIGHVVRCFENDNIIHVSGQVDPASDIDVINTELALSDLDTCERAMHRIQKKAKGGDKDAKAELAALEKCLPHLENAGMLRALDLSEEEKAAIRYLSFLTLKPTMYIANVNEDGFENNPYLDKVREIAAGEGSVVVAVCAAVESDIAELDDEERDEFMAELGLEEPGLNRVIRAGYQLLNLQTYFTAGVKEVRAWTIPVGATAPQAAGKIHTDFEKGFIRAQTIAFDDFITYKGEQGAKEAGKMRSEGKEYIVKDGDVMNFLFNV from the coding sequence ATGGGATTCAAATGCGGTATCGTCGGCCTGCCAAACGTAGGCAAATCCACCCTGTTCAACGCGTTGACCAAAGCGGGTATCGAAGCAGCCAACTTCCCGTTCTGCACCATTGAACCGAACACCGGTGTGGTTCCGATGCCCGATCCGCGTCTGGACCAGTTGGCCGAGATCGTCAAACCCCAGCGCATCCTGCCGACCACCATGGAATTCGTCGATATCGCCGGTCTGGTGAAAGGCGCCTCCAAAGGCGAAGGCCTGGGCAACCAGTTCCTGACCAACATCCGTGAAACCGAAGCGATCGGCCACGTGGTGCGCTGCTTTGAAAACGACAACATCATTCACGTTTCCGGCCAGGTTGATCCGGCATCGGATATTGATGTGATCAACACCGAGCTGGCGCTGTCCGACCTGGACACCTGTGAACGCGCCATGCACCGCATCCAGAAGAAAGCCAAAGGCGGCGATAAAGACGCCAAGGCCGAGCTGGCCGCATTGGAAAAATGCCTGCCGCACCTGGAAAACGCCGGCATGCTGCGCGCGCTGGATCTGAGCGAGGAAGAGAAAGCGGCCATCCGCTACCTGAGCTTCCTGACGCTGAAGCCGACCATGTACATCGCCAACGTGAACGAAGACGGCTTTGAAAACAACCCGTACCTCGACAAAGTGCGTGAAATCGCCGCCGGCGAAGGCTCCGTGGTGGTCGCCGTCTGTGCCGCCGTTGAGTCCGACATTGCCGAACTGGATGACGAAGAGCGCGACGAGTTTATGGCCGAACTAGGTCTGGAAGAGCCGGGCCTGAACCGCGTGATCCGTGCCGGTTACCAGCTGCTGAACCTGCAGACCTACTTCACCGCCGGCGTCAAAGAAGTGCGCGCCTGGACCATCCCGGTCGGCGCTACCGCCCCGCAGGCAGCCGGCAAGATCCACACCGACTTCGAGAAGGGCTTTATCCGCGCGCAGACCATCGCCTTTGACGACTTCATTACCTACAAGGGCGAGCAAGGCGCGAAAGAAGCCGGCAAGATGCGCTCTGAAGGTAAAGAGTACATCGTCAAAGACGGCGACGTGATGAACTTCCTGTTTAACGTCTGA
- a CDS encoding xanthine dehydrogenase family protein molybdopterin-binding subunit has protein sequence MNRRDHDLTALDEQPVNLSRRRFLLVGGSLAGALVLGVGLPIGQSRAQAADAVLAPGTRVPAFLEIRPDSSVKFLSPFIEGGQGIFTAMAQIVGEELDADPATFIVENAPAGSQYQVMEGGMRITGGSQSVRASYTTMRRLGALARQMLLQAAAAELSVPIDQLQTEPGRVIHAASGRSLSYGELAARARDLSVPSPDSVTLKDPARFRWIGKPVQRLDMHEKSTGKAVYTIDCRVDDMLHAAVQHAPRLGLHAGKLRNEEKVKAMKGVHSVHVLPGAVAVVAARWWQAKRAAEALQVEWLEPDAPDGNYMPADFSSEAFAAVLAQEPGQGEDAEVKGDITQGMSAAETTLSATYHSQYLNHAQLEPPSALARFNNDGTLELWIPNQAPEMFQADVAKRTGLAPEKIIIHSPLLGGFFGRHFVYDTAMVYPQAIALAKEVGRPIKLIWSREEEFLRDTHRPMAAVRFRAGLDAQGYPVALEAISTCEGPTEGLAGKHGEQLDPTALEGLTGKAYAIPNVRIAQIYKKGPVRLGYWRSVGNSMNDFLYECFLDEIADKSKLDPFALRLHLLKGNQRLTTLLNTVAEMSGGWQAGPYTAPDGSRRARGVAMASPFGSEAAAIAEVSIENGQVRVHQVWEAIDPGSIVNPAIIEAQVNSAVALGLSQVLLEESVYEKGQPVARNYDMYPILPPSRMAPVQVRIVESGAKMGGIGEPPLPAIPPAVANAVSRLTGERIRSMPLSRFNFS, from the coding sequence ATGAACCGACGCGATCACGATCTGACGGCTCTGGATGAGCAACCGGTTAACCTTTCACGGCGTCGTTTTCTGCTGGTCGGCGGCAGCCTTGCCGGCGCTTTGGTGCTGGGCGTCGGTTTGCCGATTGGGCAGAGCCGCGCTCAGGCGGCAGACGCCGTTTTAGCACCGGGGACGCGGGTGCCGGCATTCCTGGAAATCCGTCCCGACAGCTCGGTGAAATTCCTTTCGCCGTTTATCGAAGGCGGACAGGGGATATTTACCGCGATGGCGCAGATAGTCGGTGAGGAGCTGGATGCCGATCCGGCGACCTTTATCGTCGAGAATGCGCCTGCCGGTTCACAATATCAGGTGATGGAGGGCGGGATGCGCATCACCGGCGGCAGCCAGTCGGTGCGGGCCAGCTACACCACCATGCGTCGTCTCGGCGCGCTGGCGCGGCAGATGCTGCTGCAGGCAGCGGCGGCGGAGCTTTCCGTTCCGATTGACCAGCTGCAGACCGAGCCGGGACGGGTTATTCATGCGGCTTCCGGTCGTTCGCTGAGCTATGGCGAACTTGCCGCCCGCGCCCGCGATTTATCCGTTCCGTCGCCAGATTCGGTGACGCTTAAAGATCCCGCCCGCTTCCGCTGGATCGGCAAACCGGTTCAACGCCTCGATATGCATGAAAAGTCGACGGGCAAGGCCGTCTATACCATCGACTGTCGCGTTGACGACATGTTGCATGCCGCCGTCCAGCATGCGCCACGGCTTGGCTTGCATGCCGGCAAGTTGCGTAATGAAGAAAAGGTCAAGGCGATGAAAGGCGTGCATTCGGTACATGTACTGCCGGGGGCGGTGGCCGTGGTGGCGGCGCGCTGGTGGCAGGCCAAACGCGCCGCCGAAGCGCTGCAGGTTGAGTGGCTGGAGCCAGATGCGCCGGACGGTAATTATATGCCTGCCGATTTCTCCTCGGAAGCGTTTGCCGCCGTGCTGGCGCAGGAGCCGGGCCAGGGCGAAGATGCGGAAGTGAAGGGGGATATCACGCAGGGGATGTCAGCGGCGGAAACCACGCTGAGCGCGACCTATCACAGCCAGTATCTCAATCATGCCCAGCTTGAGCCGCCTTCCGCGCTGGCGCGCTTTAATAACGACGGCACCCTGGAGCTGTGGATACCGAATCAGGCGCCGGAAATGTTTCAGGCCGACGTGGCTAAACGCACCGGACTCGCCCCTGAAAAAATCATTATCCATTCACCGCTGCTCGGCGGTTTCTTTGGCCGCCACTTTGTCTACGACACCGCGATGGTGTATCCGCAGGCCATTGCGCTGGCCAAAGAGGTTGGCCGGCCTATCAAGCTGATTTGGAGCCGGGAGGAGGAGTTTCTGCGCGACACCCACCGGCCGATGGCCGCGGTGCGTTTCCGTGCCGGGCTGGATGCGCAGGGCTACCCCGTGGCGCTGGAGGCGATCAGCACCTGCGAAGGGCCGACGGAAGGACTGGCAGGCAAACACGGCGAGCAGTTGGATCCCACGGCATTGGAAGGCTTGACGGGTAAAGCGTATGCCATTCCCAACGTGCGTATCGCGCAGATCTATAAAAAGGGGCCGGTCAGGCTGGGTTACTGGCGCTCGGTGGGCAACTCAATGAATGATTTTCTCTACGAGTGTTTCCTCGATGAGATCGCCGATAAGAGCAAGCTGGATCCTTTCGCCTTGCGGCTGCACTTGTTGAAGGGGAATCAACGGCTGACGACGCTGCTTAATACGGTGGCGGAGATGTCCGGCGGCTGGCAGGCCGGTCCTTATACCGCGCCTGACGGCAGCCGCCGGGCGCGCGGGGTGGCGATGGCCTCGCCGTTTGGCTCTGAGGCGGCGGCCATTGCCGAGGTTTCCATCGAGAATGGTCAGGTTAGGGTGCATCAGGTCTGGGAGGCGATCGATCCCGGCAGCATCGTGAACCCGGCTATCATCGAGGCGCAGGTCAATAGTGCGGTTGCCCTTGGGCTATCTCAGGTGCTGCTTGAAGAGAGCGTGTATGAAAAAGGCCAGCCGGTCGCGCGCAACTACGATATGTACCCGATTCTGCCGCCCTCGCGCATGGCGCCGGTGCAGGTACGCATTGTGGAGAGCGGCGCCAAAATGGGCGGCATTGGTGAGCCGCCGCTGCCCGCCATACCGCCGGCCGTGGCGAACGCCGTCTCCCGCTTGACCGGCGAGCGGATCCGCTCCATGCCGCTGTCACGTTTTAACTTCAGCTGA
- a CDS encoding c-type cytochrome, whose translation MKLKRLGLIVAGLVGVAAVTTVWLLRTPASTFDHEPTDTSAISADLIRQGEYVARLGDCVACHSTPDGAPFSGGLAMATPVGKIYTTNITPDDETGIGRYTLADFDRAVRHGVARDGHRLYPAMPFPSYQKLSDEDVAALYAFMMQGVKPVSRQNSPTEIPWPLNMRWPLALWSAAFSRGGPYQAQESQDEQWNRGAYLVEGPGHCGSCHTPRGLAFNEKALDAGSQAYLAGALLDGWYAPSLRNDANTGISRWSEEDVVTFLKQGRNQHAVVFGSMTDAFNNSTQFMSDDDLRAIAHYLKALPAGSNNSGNAWRYPQGEASAAAPDGSGSHPGRQTYMARCSSCHGADGRGQAPWIPPLAGATSMQVDASSSINVVLNGSARIVADGMPDAYRMPPYRKQLTDQQTADVLNFIRTSWGNQGAKTDAKAVGELREKTDPASSNVIILQMR comes from the coding sequence ATGAAACTGAAAAGGCTCGGCCTGATAGTGGCCGGTTTGGTGGGCGTCGCCGCGGTGACGACCGTGTGGCTGCTGCGTACGCCTGCTTCAACGTTTGATCATGAGCCGACGGACACCTCGGCAATCTCCGCCGATCTGATTCGCCAGGGGGAGTATGTCGCCCGGCTCGGCGACTGTGTGGCATGCCACAGCACGCCGGACGGCGCGCCTTTCAGCGGCGGCCTGGCGATGGCGACGCCGGTAGGTAAAATCTACACCACCAACATTACGCCTGATGACGAGACCGGCATCGGGCGCTACACGCTGGCCGATTTCGATCGCGCGGTGCGCCACGGCGTCGCACGTGACGGCCATCGCCTGTACCCGGCCATGCCGTTTCCTTCTTACCAGAAGCTGAGCGATGAGGACGTGGCGGCGCTGTATGCCTTTATGATGCAGGGCGTTAAACCGGTATCCCGCCAGAATAGCCCGACAGAAATTCCGTGGCCGCTGAATATGCGCTGGCCGCTGGCGCTGTGGAGCGCGGCGTTTTCCCGCGGTGGGCCTTATCAGGCACAGGAGAGCCAGGACGAACAGTGGAACCGTGGCGCGTATCTGGTGGAGGGGCCGGGGCACTGCGGCAGTTGCCATACGCCGCGCGGGCTGGCCTTTAATGAGAAGGCGCTGGACGCCGGCAGCCAGGCGTATCTGGCCGGTGCGCTGTTGGACGGCTGGTATGCGCCAAGTCTGCGTAACGATGCCAATACCGGCATCAGCCGCTGGAGCGAAGAGGACGTTGTGACATTCCTTAAGCAGGGGCGCAACCAGCACGCCGTGGTGTTCGGCTCAATGACTGATGCGTTCAACAACTCAACCCAGTTTATGAGCGATGACGATCTGCGCGCGATCGCCCACTATCTGAAAGCCTTGCCGGCCGGAAGTAATAACAGCGGTAACGCCTGGCGATATCCGCAAGGAGAAGCCTCAGCTGCTGCGCCGGACGGCAGTGGGAGTCATCCCGGCAGGCAGACCTATATGGCGCGCTGCAGCAGCTGCCACGGTGCGGATGGTCGCGGTCAGGCGCCGTGGATCCCGCCGCTGGCCGGCGCGACGTCAATGCAGGTTGATGCGTCGTCTTCCATCAACGTAGTGCTGAACGGCTCCGCGCGTATTGTGGCCGATGGCATGCCGGATGCCTACCGTATGCCGCCGTACCGTAAACAGCTTACCGACCAGCAGACTGCCGACGTACTGAACTTTATTCGTACCTCATGGGGGAATCAGGGCGCGAAGACGGATGCCAAGGCGGTTGGGGAGCTACGCGAGAAAACCGATCCCGCCAGCAGCAACGTTATTATCCTACAGATGCGTTAA
- a CDS encoding SulP family inorganic anion transporter encodes MLNLSNFRLADVKNEVLAGFVVAVSMIPEAVGFSLVAGLSPIVGLHTAFIIGLTTALFGGKPGMVSGAAGSIVVVLMSLAAQHGMDYVLWATIFAGVIQILIGIFRLGKFIRLVPLPAIHGFVNGLAIVIMLAQLHMVAGQGPLMYGLVLLAILVVVFFPRLTKAIPASLAALIVVSALAIGLGLNTLRVGDLADISGSLPHFSLPMAPFTLDMLKVVLPYAVIIALVGLIESLLTMTVLDEMGNSKGNGNRESIAQGAGNTLCGLFGCFAGCAMIGQSIINFTSGGRRRISAAIGAILLILFVVSLSSYIGYIPVAALAGIMLVVCYNTFEWSSLRRLKRMPKEDAFILLTVTVITVFADLAVAVISGVIISALVFAWKQAKISIRDKKEENNTVVYSLAGPLFFGSTTDFAELFDPAHDPALVILDFAHTRVMDSSGVEAIDKLTARYLAAGKTVRLRHLSADCVSLLKQAGPFCLHELDDPTYRVAAD; translated from the coding sequence ATGCTTAACCTGAGCAACTTCAGGCTGGCGGACGTCAAGAATGAAGTCCTGGCCGGCTTTGTTGTCGCGGTATCCATGATCCCGGAAGCCGTCGGCTTCTCCCTGGTCGCCGGGCTGTCGCCCATCGTCGGCCTGCATACCGCATTTATTATCGGCCTGACCACGGCGCTGTTCGGCGGTAAACCCGGCATGGTGTCCGGCGCGGCCGGCTCCATCGTGGTGGTGTTAATGAGCCTGGCGGCCCAACACGGAATGGATTACGTGCTGTGGGCGACTATTTTTGCCGGCGTGATTCAAATCCTGATCGGTATTTTCCGTCTGGGGAAATTTATTCGTCTAGTGCCGCTGCCGGCGATTCATGGCTTCGTCAACGGGCTGGCGATCGTGATTATGCTGGCGCAGCTGCATATGGTCGCCGGGCAGGGGCCGCTGATGTATGGCCTGGTGCTGCTGGCGATTTTGGTGGTGGTATTCTTCCCGCGCCTGACAAAGGCGATCCCGGCATCGCTGGCGGCGCTGATCGTGGTGTCGGCGCTGGCGATCGGCCTGGGGCTGAATACGCTGCGGGTGGGGGATTTGGCGGATATCTCCGGTAGTTTGCCGCACTTTAGCCTGCCGATGGCGCCGTTTACGCTCGACATGCTGAAGGTGGTGTTGCCATACGCCGTGATTATCGCGCTGGTTGGTTTGATAGAATCGTTGTTGACCATGACGGTGCTGGATGAAATGGGCAACAGTAAAGGCAACGGCAACCGGGAAAGCATCGCTCAGGGAGCAGGCAATACCCTTTGCGGGCTATTTGGCTGCTTTGCCGGCTGTGCGATGATCGGCCAGTCGATCATTAACTTCACCTCCGGCGGCCGCAGGCGCATCTCTGCGGCGATTGGCGCTATTTTGCTGATTCTGTTTGTGGTCAGCCTGTCATCCTATATCGGTTATATCCCCGTTGCCGCGTTGGCCGGCATTATGCTGGTGGTGTGCTATAACACATTTGAATGGAGTTCATTACGCCGGTTAAAAAGAATGCCGAAAGAAGACGCATTTATTCTGCTGACCGTGACCGTGATTACGGTATTTGCGGATTTGGCCGTGGCGGTTATCAGCGGCGTCATTATTTCGGCGCTGGTCTTTGCTTGGAAACAGGCAAAAATATCTATCCGTGATAAAAAAGAAGAAAACAACACCGTTGTTTATTCTTTAGCGGGGCCGCTCTTTTTCGGCTCAACGACGGACTTTGCCGAGCTCTTTGATCCTGCACACGATCCGGCGTTGGTTATTTTAGACTTTGCACACACCAGGGTGATGGACTCCAGCGGCGTAGAGGCGATTGATAAGCTCACGGCGCGCTATTTGGCCGCCGGTAAGACGGTGCGCCTGCGTCATCTAAGCGCCGACTGCGTCAGTTTACTGAAGCAGGCCGGTCCGTTCTGCCTTCATGAGCTTGACGACCCCACCTATCGCGTAGCTGCGGACTGA